Within Prinia subflava isolate CZ2003 ecotype Zambia chromosome 10, Cam_Psub_1.2, whole genome shotgun sequence, the genomic segment AACTGAAACTACCTTGTTTCTgaggaaaacataaaatactGTTGTGCCAATTACTGGTAAAATACATGATTAATACCCTTAATGTATCTTCTAAAACCAATACTTTACATCTACTTCCCAGAAGCAGTGACTTCACACatattctattttaaaacaagagaaaaattattttcatttttattgatGTTTTCTACAAAAGGTACTCTAAGGGTTTTTACTGAaagtttatttccatttatctAAGGTTGAATACCACCCTTTCCAAAGACCTCAGGAGCTGGTTGATTATTGTAGGAGCAGAGATATTGTTTTTGAAGGCTACTGTCCTTTAGCCAAAGGTGAGGCGCTCACTCATCCCACCATCATTGAGCTGGCAAAGAAGTATGGCAGAACTCCAGCACAGATTTGCATACGCTGGAGCATACAGGTAATGGAGGGTGGTAATAAAAACGTGTCTCCTTTCTCAGGAAAAACATGCAAATAGTTTGGGGTTGTGCATCAAACCAGAATTTATACAGAAgatatttctgctttcagtaTGCTGATACTGTGTGAACTGATAGTTGTACTGGGAATTTAGAATGTAGTACACAAATCATGCCagtatttcaaatattaattatttaaaattatctggTTGTAGAGAATAAGAGCCACCAACAAGAGATGTTTCCAAAGTAAATGTTACAAGCAGTATCCCTCATCATTCTACTTATGTCACTCAATACAAAGTACTAAGTAGTGAAATAATGTATTGAGTTGATATACACCATGTAATGTATTGGAAATCAACACAATGTATATAACTGCAGTTGCAAATGGCATAGAGAAATGGCAGTGTCccccagaaaatgaaattaaagccTCAGAAAATGTGAGGAATTTCTTGTAATGGTTTGAAGAtagataattttcttcaaatctGCAGATTTTAGTGATAAGAAACATGATTCTTTTCAGAATGGGATTGTCACTATTCCAAAGTCAACGAAGGCAGAACGGATAGAGGAAAACTGCAAGGTAAGATCTGGTTATGCACTCAAGTCTGACTAAGAGCCGAGTAAGTGGTTAAGataaattaaaagttttaatattttggtttgccttcccattttccttcccAGTTTTATACCGGGGTAACTCAGTCAAAATTGGCAAATGGTATTACCATGAAATGACCACAATGTAGGAAAAAACTTGAATTCACAAATATCAGAAAAAATCTGGAGAGCTAATAACTGTgtataaagaaaaatccatagAAGACCTTTTGTAGTTGGtttttgtaattaatttattactCGTCTGGTTGTAGAACATCCTAATCTGATTATGGTTGTGTTCTTTTTGTGATAATGGAAGGAGTTTGCATGCTATGCATAACAGCTCATGAAAGCTTTAAAACTCACTTGGGGGTAACTTCAACATAAAGACCTTCCAAGGAAATCACAGTCCTGCAAGAGCTGACTCTTCCCCTACCTTCTCCTTCTACTCAATGTGCAGAAAAGCTTCCAGCATGAAGGGGCTGGACAAAGAAAAGTGGGAATGAATGAGAATTGGCAGTGTGATTCTGCCCCCACaccttttttaaatttccttttcatatCAAATATTTCTAATTCATTACTTGCTTTGTCTCTCCATTTCTCTAAtctgaaaatgttctttctttagGGTAGGCAAAACCACAGCTTATTTCCAAAAATATCACAGGGTTATGAAGTGCTATGGCAAATCTGAAAGAAACTTCTCCCAGAAGAAGAAGTTTGCACGAAGACAGGAAACTTCTGTCTGCTATttttatctgtgtgtgtgtggaggtgTGAATCAATATACATGTAATGAGGATTTCTGCTGGTGGCCATGCCTGTTTATACAGCTCCTTCCTTGACTGTTTATTCTGACATACACACTGCCTTCTGTGGTACAAGCACAGCTGCTTGTGGTACTGTATTGGGAACCATATCAGAGAacaaaagcagtttaaaaatccttccttatacttttattttccctgataATGTTTTAAATCCAgattaatttcactttttacAGAGTTTATTCTATGGCACCACGAATTAATTTCACACAACTGAGGGAATGTATTATATCCAAACTTAAAACACTTAAGAttgagagaggaaagaactgGCACAGTCATTGAGTGTTGTTTATCACatctcccttctttttctttccctcatgTTTCTGTGTTGGCCTGAGTCTCTACAACTTCTGGTCAAGTTGGTCCTCATTAAACCCTCAGTATGTAATAGGGTTTCTAGTTCTCTGACTGGTCCTGGTTTAAGCTTAAAAGGCTTGAGAGAGCACTGAGATTTGACTACAAGGATCATTCCAGAAGAGTGGTTGCTGGATAATGCACGATGGGAGGAGCTCATTTGGCTACAGTTCAGGCTCCACAGAAGCTTTTTATTGAGCACAGAGGAGCCCTGACCAAGAGAACAGAAGCAGCTTCCTGATGATAATGTCTCAATAGGACACCTGCTAAGAAAGCACTGCCACCATCGTTCACATGGCAGGTGTGGCCACAGGAGAAGGTAGTGGCTCTGGGAACCTGTGTTTGAAGACAGGTGATTGCTTTCAAGTTTGAGTTAGTACTGAGGCACCAGAGTACTCTTTCTGTATTTAGCTGATTTGTGAGAGTTTTGTCAGACTGGAGTCATAGAAAAGACAGACACAGTCTTTGGTTTGTTAGCTTTGTGAATGTCCTGATAGCTTGTAAAAATTCTCATTGTCTAAAGTTCTGAGAAGGACAACTGTAACACTCTAAACTGCACATTGGGATGTAAGTGAAATACTGAGCTCATTCTTCCAATGAGATTGCTGTCAGGGTATTCCTATACCTACCTCTGGCAGTGACAATAGAGAGTGCTGTCAAAAGCAGCGTTGATACTACCCTTGTCTTGGATCCTTGCCTGAGGCCAGAGTGCTACAAAACCATCTTAACAGTCTGCAAATAAAAATGAGTCACTAAAGGAGCAAAAGACCCAATGGAGCCTGTCAGCTTGATGGAATATTTTTCTATGACAAAATATAAGAatattcagaaggaaaaaagaaataaaaaatttggCCTCGAATTTAAATAAATCTTGGTCAGTTAAACACTACAGTATATATCAGGTTATTGATACTCTCTGTGTTCACAATGTTAACTATATGTGCATTCCCACAGGTGTTTGATTTTACAATAGCAGAAGATGATGTTGAAATTCTGAATGGAATGCATGATGGGAGACATGTTTCCTGGGATCCAAGTTTTATTGTGTGAATCaaggtttgaggtttttttcgCTTCTTCAGGGATCA encodes:
- the LOC134555720 gene encoding uncharacterized oxidoreductase YtbE-like — encoded protein: MLSLPESKLCLCKSIGVSNFLISHLEQLKEDCVITLHVNQVEYHPFQRPQELVDYCRSRDIVFEGYCPLAKGEALTHPTIIELAKKYGRTPAQICIRWSIQNGIVTIPKSTKAERIEENCKVFDFTIAEDDVEILNGMHDGRHVSWDPSFIV